The following coding sequences lie in one Psychrobacter arenosus genomic window:
- the lysA gene encoding diaminopimelate decarboxylase, whose translation MSHSVLNADSQGRVINPEALVAQLPALQYVDGALCLEEVDVASLAKTYGTPCYVYSKQAILNVYKAYTDSFAAIDHQICYAVKANSNLAVLGILAQAGAGFDIVSSGELARVLAAGGEASRVVFSGVGKRTDDIRYALEAGIGCFNIESDSELALIQGVAAELGKTAAISLRVNPNVDAKTHPYISTGLKDNKFGISHEKALSVYQQAAAMPNIRIQGIDCHIGSQLTEVAPFIDALDKLIELIDNLRTNGIELEHIDLGGGLGVQYIDETPISIADFAAALLPKLTQLGLKVFFEPGRSIVANAGLLLTRVDVLKPTEHKNFAIVDAAMNDLIRPALYQAEMAIIPSQLATATAGNECTWDIVGAICETGDFLAKDRVLSLAVGDVLAVTGAGAYGFVMSSNYNTRPRSAEVMVSENQHQLVRPREQVAELFATEQLWQA comes from the coding sequence ATGAGTCACTCTGTTCTAAATGCCGATTCTCAAGGTCGCGTTATCAACCCCGAAGCCTTAGTCGCGCAATTGCCTGCCTTACAATATGTCGATGGGGCGTTATGTCTTGAAGAAGTCGATGTGGCAAGCTTAGCGAAAACCTACGGTACCCCATGCTACGTCTATTCTAAACAAGCCATTTTGAATGTGTATAAAGCCTATACTGACAGCTTTGCAGCAATAGACCATCAGATTTGCTACGCGGTCAAAGCCAACTCCAACTTGGCAGTATTGGGCATTTTGGCGCAAGCCGGTGCGGGCTTTGATATCGTTTCCTCTGGTGAGCTGGCACGAGTGTTAGCAGCCGGTGGTGAGGCCAGTCGCGTGGTGTTTTCAGGGGTAGGTAAGCGTACGGATGACATTCGTTATGCTTTAGAAGCCGGTATTGGTTGCTTTAACATCGAGTCAGACAGCGAATTGGCTTTGATTCAAGGGGTGGCTGCCGAGTTGGGCAAAACCGCCGCTATCTCATTACGAGTGAATCCAAACGTCGATGCCAAAACGCACCCGTATATTTCAACGGGTTTAAAAGACAATAAATTTGGTATTTCGCACGAAAAAGCCTTATCGGTTTATCAACAGGCAGCGGCTATGCCGAATATCCGTATCCAAGGGATTGATTGCCATATTGGCTCGCAGCTGACTGAGGTCGCTCCATTTATTGATGCTTTAGATAAGCTCATTGAATTGATTGATAACTTGCGCACCAATGGTATTGAGCTTGAGCATATCGATTTGGGTGGCGGTCTAGGGGTGCAATATATCGATGAAACCCCTATCAGCATCGCTGACTTTGCCGCAGCGCTATTGCCGAAATTGACGCAATTAGGACTAAAGGTGTTCTTTGAGCCAGGTCGTAGTATTGTGGCTAATGCAGGGCTGCTGCTGACGCGCGTTGATGTGCTAAAACCGACTGAGCATAAAAACTTTGCTATCGTGGATGCGGCGATGAATGACTTGATTCGCCCTGCCTTATATCAAGCAGAGATGGCGATTATTCCTAGCCAATTAGCAACCGCTACAGCGGGTAATGAGTGTACTTGGGATATCGTGGGCGCTATCTGTGAAACGGGTGACTTTTTAGCCAAAGACCGCGTGCTGTCATTAGCCGTGGGTGATGTGTTGGCCGTGACTGGGGCTGGTGCTTACGGCTTTGTGATGAGCAGCAATTATAATACGCGCCCGCGCAGTGCCGAGGTGATGGTCTCTGAAAATCAGCATCAGTTGGTGCGCCCGCGTGAGCAAGTGGCTGAGCTGTTTGCTACTGAGCAATTATGGCAAGCTTAG
- a CDS encoding tyrosine recombinase XerC, with product MTGINKGLASTKNTAVESDDDLLSEHLQALLAPVEAWLQTLKIQNHSAHTLAAYHAALKQLAYNLEEKSLTWTRCDKRQLARHIGQRLDRDKLKLSSVQQELSAIRHFYGWLIEQGQARINPTTGYQLKRSPRPLPSIADVDMMTQLLDQAMPEQPEQARLWIRDKAMFELLYSSGLRVGELVSLDVSAVDLSLQQVRVTGKGNKTRIVPLGKKAAEAIERYLPHRYLWVENQDQALFISEKLGTRLSTRAVQQRLKIAASRAGIAQNLYPHLLRHCFASHVLSGSGDLRAVQEMLGHSDISTTQIYTHVDFAKLTQVYDQAHPRASHPTKVAVE from the coding sequence ATGACGGGCATAAACAAAGGGTTGGCATCGACTAAAAACACGGCAGTAGAGAGCGATGACGACCTACTGTCTGAGCATTTACAGGCTCTGTTAGCCCCTGTGGAAGCTTGGCTGCAGACCTTAAAGATTCAAAATCATTCCGCGCATACCCTAGCGGCTTATCATGCTGCTTTAAAACAGTTGGCCTATAATTTAGAAGAAAAATCGTTGACTTGGACGCGTTGTGATAAGCGTCAATTAGCCCGCCATATTGGCCAACGTTTGGACCGTGATAAGCTTAAGCTCTCTAGTGTGCAGCAAGAGCTGTCGGCTATACGACATTTCTATGGCTGGTTGATAGAGCAGGGGCAGGCGCGGATCAATCCGACGACCGGTTATCAACTCAAACGCAGTCCAAGGCCGTTACCCTCTATCGCTGATGTCGATATGATGACGCAATTATTGGATCAAGCGATGCCTGAGCAGCCTGAGCAAGCGCGCTTATGGATTCGCGATAAGGCGATGTTTGAACTGCTGTACAGCAGCGGTTTACGGGTAGGCGAACTGGTTAGTCTAGATGTCAGCGCTGTAGATTTATCTTTGCAACAAGTGCGGGTGACCGGCAAAGGCAATAAAACGCGGATTGTGCCTTTAGGAAAAAAAGCCGCTGAAGCTATCGAGCGCTATCTGCCGCACCGTTATCTTTGGGTGGAAAACCAAGACCAAGCACTATTTATTAGCGAAAAATTGGGCACTCGCTTATCGACGCGCGCGGTGCAGCAACGGTTAAAAATAGCGGCTAGTCGCGCCGGTATTGCACAAAATTTATACCCGCATTTACTGCGCCATTGCTTTGCATCGCACGTGCTATCGGGCAGTGGCGACTTGCGCGCGGTACAAGAGATGCTGGGTCATAGCGACATTAGTACCACGCAGATTTATACCCACGTAGACTTTGCTAAGCTGACCCAAGTTTACGATCAGGCGCATCCTCGCGCCTCCCACCCTACCAAAGTCGCTGTAGAGTAA
- the thiS gene encoding sulfur carrier protein ThiS, producing MSTVIVNGKTMQTTHQTVQLLVNELSLSAGRYAVEVNGELVPKSQLDQTPIKEGMVIEVVQAVGGG from the coding sequence ATGAGTACCGTGATCGTCAATGGTAAGACCATGCAAACTACCCATCAAACTGTCCAGCTGCTAGTGAATGAGCTGAGCTTGAGCGCAGGCCGTTATGCGGTTGAAGTGAATGGCGAATTGGTGCCTAAGAGCCAGTTGGATCAGACGCCTATTAAAGAAGGCATGGTAATTGAGGTGGTGCAAGCGGTTGGTGGCGGTTAA
- the lptM gene encoding LPS translocon maturation chaperone LptM yields the protein MKTLITSPAIVGAALLTAILASSGCGQKGALYLPDAGDSQAVVTPTAENTNLDDLDNLDSLNKLTKATESNNESDDLSFLDPATEQQILDDPNNY from the coding sequence ATGAAAACATTGATAACCTCGCCTGCTATTGTGGGAGCAGCTTTGCTAACGGCTATATTGGCTAGTAGTGGCTGTGGCCAAAAAGGGGCGTTATATTTGCCCGATGCTGGCGATAGCCAAGCGGTAGTGACTCCTACGGCTGAAAATACCAATCTAGATGACTTAGACAACTTAGATAGTCTAAATAAGCTAACTAAAGCAACTGAATCAAATAATGAGTCTGACGATTTATCTTTTCTCGATCCCGCGACCGAGCAACAAATTTTAGACGACCCGAATAACTATTAA
- a CDS encoding nitrilase-related carbon-nitrogen hydrolase, whose translation MTLPTSSAAPKIVAIQMNSQQDIAQNLQTIEASIAAASTAGAELVVLPENACSMGRQHETAERFDELSAQMGKLAAQYQVHLVAGSLPCPYRPDGSSISDGRLRQVSQLFSPAGDRLARYDKIHLFTATVNDATGSYNEAATFEPGTQTVVAPISLAGDTYHLGLMVCFDLRFPALAQRLRQAGADILTAPSAFTYQTGKAHWQLLLRARALDSQCLVIGAAQGGDHHYAGGVVRQTWGHAAIARHDGVCISEYGHSALEIESQEAQQRYASVTASFEPAAQRLARQQLPTGYCHRLA comes from the coding sequence ATGACCCTACCAACCTCTAGTGCAGCGCCAAAAATCGTTGCTATTCAGATGAATAGCCAACAAGATATTGCGCAAAATCTACAAACTATTGAAGCCAGTATCGCTGCTGCTAGCACTGCAGGCGCTGAACTCGTGGTGCTGCCTGAAAATGCTTGTAGTATGGGCCGTCAGCATGAGACTGCTGAGCGCTTTGACGAGCTAAGCGCACAGATGGGCAAACTAGCGGCTCAGTATCAAGTGCATCTAGTAGCAGGGTCACTGCCCTGTCCTTACCGCCCTGACGGCTCTAGCATTAGCGATGGTCGCCTACGCCAAGTCAGCCAACTGTTCTCGCCCGCTGGTGACCGTCTAGCCCGCTACGATAAAATCCATTTGTTTACTGCCACTGTCAACGATGCAACCGGCAGTTATAACGAGGCAGCCACTTTTGAGCCGGGCACGCAAACGGTAGTAGCCCCTATTTCACTCGCTGGGGATACTTATCACTTAGGGTTGATGGTTTGCTTTGATTTGCGCTTTCCGGCGCTAGCGCAGCGCTTACGACAAGCTGGGGCGGATATCTTGACCGCCCCCTCTGCCTTTACTTACCAGACGGGTAAAGCGCACTGGCAGTTGTTGCTGCGAGCACGCGCTCTCGATAGTCAATGTTTGGTCATTGGGGCAGCGCAAGGGGGCGACCATCACTATGCGGGCGGCGTAGTCAGACAGACTTGGGGGCATGCTGCTATCGCTCGCCACGATGGAGTTTGTATTAGCGAATATGGCCATAGCGCGCTAGAAATAGAATCGCAGGAAGCGCAGCAACGCTATGCGTCCGTTACAGCGAGCTTTGAGCCTGCTGCTCAACGTTTAGCACGCCAGCAACTGCCTACAGGCTATTGCCATCGTTTGGCGTAA
- a CDS encoding DUF423 domain-containing protein, translated as MLNWIGIAAVNMAVAVGLGAFGAHGLKKVATAAQLDWWHTATLYLLVHALGLLAIGIMIRLQIATQTPAWLLQIGSLIFAGSLYAMALGAPRWLGAITPIGGTFMIIGWLWLAVSAFRYQG; from the coding sequence ATGCTAAATTGGATTGGAATCGCTGCTGTGAATATGGCGGTAGCGGTAGGACTCGGCGCTTTTGGGGCGCATGGTCTGAAAAAAGTCGCTACAGCTGCCCAATTAGACTGGTGGCATACGGCGACTTTATATTTATTAGTGCACGCTTTAGGTTTGCTCGCTATCGGCATTATGATTCGCTTACAGATAGCCACTCAAACCCCAGCTTGGCTACTGCAAATAGGCAGTTTAATTTTTGCCGGCAGTCTGTATGCTATGGCTCTAGGCGCCCCTCGTTGGTTAGGAGCTATCACGCCTATTGGCGGTACCTTTATGATTATCGGCTGGCTCTGGTTGGCAGTGAGCGCTTTTCGTTATCAAGGCTAG
- the dapF gene encoding diaminopimelate epimerase, whose amino-acid sequence MLLEFTKMHGLGNDFVVIDLVTQRLELTTELVKLMGDRHLGIGFDQLLVVEPPMRPDVDFSYRIYNADGSEVEQCGNGARCFARFVQARKLSFKQRLRVETASGIITLTTDRYGWVQVDMGKPKFEPTEIPFTPKATTKIQNAYHLDVDGTPVQLYVANMGNPHAVIKVDDILTAEVEKLGKAIESHPAFPARVNVGFMQVMNQRHVRLRVYERGVGETQACGTGACAAVAVGVREGWLDEGEEVRAQLYGGSLLIHWQPGYSVMMTGPTAFVYEGVFSPDGLMAQAGIKPPAAEKN is encoded by the coding sequence ATGTTACTAGAATTTACCAAAATGCATGGTCTGGGCAATGATTTTGTGGTCATTGATCTGGTGACTCAGCGTTTGGAGTTGACGACAGAATTAGTAAAATTAATGGGCGATAGACACTTAGGCATTGGCTTTGACCAATTGCTGGTGGTTGAGCCGCCCATGCGTCCCGATGTTGATTTTAGTTATCGTATCTATAATGCGGATGGCTCAGAAGTCGAGCAATGTGGCAATGGAGCACGTTGTTTTGCCCGCTTTGTGCAAGCCCGTAAACTGTCCTTTAAACAGCGGCTACGTGTTGAGACGGCGAGTGGTATCATTACTTTAACCACTGATCGTTATGGTTGGGTACAGGTGGATATGGGCAAGCCTAAATTTGAGCCGACTGAAATTCCTTTTACTCCTAAAGCCACAACGAAGATTCAAAACGCCTATCACTTAGATGTTGATGGCACCCCAGTACAATTATACGTCGCCAATATGGGCAACCCGCATGCAGTGATTAAAGTCGATGATATCTTAACGGCGGAAGTCGAAAAGTTAGGTAAAGCTATTGAGTCGCATCCGGCCTTTCCAGCGCGGGTCAATGTGGGCTTTATGCAAGTGATGAACCAACGTCATGTGCGTTTGCGGGTTTATGAGCGCGGGGTGGGTGAGACCCAAGCTTGCGGTACCGGTGCTTGTGCGGCGGTCGCAGTCGGGGTTCGCGAAGGTTGGCTCGATGAAGGGGAAGAGGTGCGCGCGCAATTGTATGGCGGTAGCTTGTTAATCCATTGGCAGCCAGGCTATTCCGTTATGATGACGGGCCCCACTGCTTTCGTCTACGAAGGCGTGTTTAGTCCAGATGGTCTAATGGCACAGGCAGGTATCAAACCGCCCGCTGCTGAAAAGAATTAA
- a CDS encoding acetate/propionate family kinase, whose amino-acid sequence MTLENPTLVLNCGSSSIKYALISADNQTRITGLAENLGLDTARIKHTHLDGEKQEVNIAGGSHKLALQKILALLEQYHPIAVGHRVVHGGREFSEAVEVTPHVLEEVKRLKILAPLHNPANALGIEAVNAIYPGLPQVVVFDTAFHQTMPPVAYRYAIPKALYDDECVRRYGFHGTSHAYVSERASQLTEQEGPHGWITAHLGNGCSATAIYDGKSLDTSMGITPLEGLMMGTRSGDVDPGLHIHLKRTLDMSLEKIDTMLNKQSGLLGVSGLSNDMRTVEQAADEGNEDAKLALELFSYRAGKYLASLSCALPTFTGIVFTGGIGENSVSMRRSILEVMRHFNIQADYDKNAELVRGAEGNFHLADSAVELWVIPTDEEYQIAEETRAALNL is encoded by the coding sequence ATGACCCTCGAAAATCCTACCTTAGTATTAAACTGTGGCTCTTCTTCTATCAAATATGCTTTGATCAGCGCTGATAATCAAACGCGCATCACTGGCCTTGCCGAAAATTTAGGGTTGGACACTGCCCGCATCAAACATACTCATTTAGATGGCGAAAAACAAGAAGTTAACATTGCAGGGGGCAGTCATAAACTCGCCCTACAAAAAATCCTAGCCCTACTAGAGCAGTACCATCCAATCGCTGTCGGTCACCGCGTTGTCCACGGTGGTCGTGAGTTCTCTGAAGCGGTAGAAGTAACCCCACATGTCCTCGAAGAAGTAAAACGCCTGAAGATTTTAGCCCCGCTCCATAACCCAGCCAATGCGTTAGGGATTGAAGCCGTGAATGCTATCTATCCAGGATTACCACAAGTGGTCGTTTTTGATACCGCTTTTCACCAGACTATGCCACCGGTCGCTTACCGTTATGCTATCCCAAAAGCGCTTTATGATGACGAGTGTGTGCGCCGCTATGGCTTCCACGGTACCTCGCACGCGTATGTTTCAGAGCGGGCTAGCCAATTGACTGAGCAAGAAGGCCCACACGGTTGGATCACCGCTCATCTCGGCAACGGCTGTTCAGCGACCGCTATCTACGACGGCAAAAGTCTTGATACCAGCATGGGCATAACGCCGCTTGAAGGCCTAATGATGGGCACCCGTAGTGGCGATGTCGATCCAGGCCTACATATTCATCTGAAGCGCACTTTAGATATGAGCCTAGAAAAAATCGATACCATGCTGAACAAGCAAAGTGGCCTGCTAGGGGTGTCTGGGCTGTCTAACGATATGCGTACTGTAGAACAAGCGGCCGACGAAGGTAATGAAGACGCTAAGTTAGCGTTAGAACTGTTCAGCTATCGCGCCGGTAAATATTTGGCGTCATTAAGCTGTGCGCTCCCTACCTTTACCGGCATCGTCTTTACCGGTGGTATCGGGGAAAACTCGGTGTCTATGCGCCGTAGTATCCTTGAGGTTATGCGCCATTTTAATATCCAAGCGGACTACGATAAAAATGCTGAATTGGTGCGTGGCGCGGAAGGCAACTTCCATTTAGCCGATAGTGCGGTAGAGCTATGGGTCATTCCAACGGATGAAGAGTATCAAATTGCCGAAGAAACTCGCGCGGCGCTTAACCTATAG
- a CDS encoding RNA polymerase factor sigma-54 produces MSMSFGLGAKLATSQKLTPQMQQAIKLLQMSSLELAQEVQLKLDSNPLLERDEASEDALDRSDSLDDLGEGGISAAVIEAQQNSELWNNTVTTKNSDSGSESASDSDIDLPDSAEKLQQNAIDDSPLDSSVQTDWEDSYSYEATGLARPDYDDMEDYQGSTNACIQDHVRWQLNFKHLSETDMFIAEYLVDAMDDIGFVQLDLAELEQSLATMASFYQWDDVVDMAEIEAVLRVIQSCDPLGVGARSLPECLLIQLRKLPSDTPDLPAAKALLSAPQHLVSNNIKALMEETGLRQEQIQPALNLIRTLNPSPGLAFVNAQPNYDTSPESYDIPDVLVAAIATTTREGEEVQHWQVQLNPETLPKLRVNREYANLVKRGDDSPDNLYLREHLTDARLFIRSIEERNQNLLKVATCIVSRQQAFLLQGATAMQPLILKDVADEVGLHESTVSRLTTSKSILTPQGLYSLKYFFSSHVNGSQGDVSSTAISAMIMEMIAAENPKKPLSDSAIKERLAAEGIDIARRTVAKYREAMNIGSSTQRKQKY; encoded by the coding sequence ATGAGTATGTCATTCGGATTAGGCGCCAAGCTGGCGACCTCACAGAAACTCACGCCGCAAATGCAACAAGCTATCAAGCTGTTACAGATGTCCAGCCTTGAGCTTGCCCAAGAAGTGCAGTTAAAGCTCGACAGCAATCCTTTGCTCGAGCGGGATGAGGCTTCGGAAGATGCGTTGGATAGGAGCGATAGCTTAGACGATTTAGGAGAGGGCGGCATTAGCGCGGCGGTTATAGAGGCGCAGCAAAACAGCGAGTTATGGAACAATACTGTAACGACCAAAAACAGCGATAGTGGCTCTGAATCAGCAAGCGACTCCGACATAGACTTGCCGGATAGTGCGGAAAAACTGCAACAGAATGCGATAGATGATAGCCCTTTAGACAGTTCTGTACAGACAGACTGGGAAGACTCGTACAGTTATGAGGCGACCGGGCTAGCAAGGCCAGATTACGATGATATGGAGGACTATCAGGGCAGTACCAACGCCTGTATTCAAGACCATGTGCGCTGGCAGCTGAATTTTAAGCACCTGTCAGAAACCGATATGTTCATTGCTGAATACTTAGTCGATGCTATGGATGACATTGGTTTTGTGCAGTTAGATTTGGCAGAGCTGGAGCAAAGCTTAGCCACGATGGCCAGTTTTTATCAGTGGGATGATGTGGTAGATATGGCTGAGATTGAGGCGGTGTTGCGGGTGATTCAATCCTGTGATCCGCTAGGGGTAGGGGCGCGCAGTTTGCCCGAGTGTCTGCTCATTCAGCTGCGTAAGCTGCCTAGTGACACGCCAGATTTACCCGCGGCTAAAGCCTTGCTCTCGGCACCGCAGCATCTGGTTAGTAATAATATCAAGGCGCTGATGGAGGAGACTGGGCTGCGGCAAGAGCAGATCCAACCGGCACTCAACCTCATCCGCACGCTCAACCCATCGCCAGGTCTCGCCTTTGTGAACGCGCAACCTAATTATGATACCAGTCCAGAGAGCTATGATATTCCGGATGTCTTGGTGGCTGCCATAGCCACCACCACGCGCGAGGGCGAGGAGGTACAGCATTGGCAAGTACAGCTCAATCCTGAGACCTTACCCAAGCTGCGAGTGAACAGAGAATACGCCAACCTTGTCAAACGTGGTGATGACAGCCCCGACAATCTTTATCTGCGGGAGCACCTGACCGATGCGCGGCTGTTTATTCGCAGTATTGAAGAGCGCAATCAAAACTTACTTAAGGTGGCCACCTGTATCGTTAGTCGCCAACAAGCCTTTTTGCTGCAAGGTGCCACAGCCATGCAGCCCTTGATTCTAAAAGATGTTGCAGACGAAGTAGGTCTGCATGAGTCAACGGTGTCGCGCTTGACCACAAGTAAAAGCATCCTAACGCCACAAGGCTTATATTCGCTAAAGTACTTTTTCTCCTCCCATGTGAATGGCAGTCAAGGCGATGTCTCTTCCACCGCTATTAGTGCCATGATTATGGAGATGATAGCGGCTGAAAACCCCAAAAAACCGCTGTCTGATAGCGCTATCAAAGAGCGCTTGGCAGCTGAGGGAATCGATATTGCTCGCCGTACGGTAGCCAAATACCGCGAAGCCATGAATATTGGCTCTTCGACACAACGCAAGCAAAAGTACTAA
- the hpf gene encoding ribosome hibernation-promoting factor, HPF/YfiA family codes for MNISISGHHISITDAMKAAVMDKLEKVERHFDQIQSIKVILSLDNNRAESAGNGKNNHKAEAIMRVSGQEMFVQASDDNMYQAINEMADKLDRQVRKYKTRIERKARGGKRDAQPLEMEESTDLAMP; via the coding sequence ATGAATATTTCCATCAGTGGCCATCACATCAGCATTACTGACGCTATGAAAGCAGCCGTCATGGACAAGCTCGAAAAAGTTGAACGCCATTTTGATCAAATTCAAAGCATTAAAGTTATCCTATCGCTAGATAATAACCGTGCAGAATCCGCCGGCAATGGTAAAAATAATCATAAAGCAGAAGCCATTATGCGCGTATCTGGACAAGAGATGTTCGTCCAAGCCAGTGATGATAATATGTATCAAGCCATTAATGAGATGGCCGACAAGCTCGATCGCCAAGTGCGTAAATATAAAACCAGAATTGAACGTAAGGCGCGTGGTGGTAAGCGGGATGCCCAGCCTTTAGAGATGGAAGAGAGCACAGATCTGGCAATGCCATAA
- the pta gene encoding phosphate acetyltransferase: MQTILLVPTDRGIGLTSAALGLIRALDYSGIKAGFMKPFLQDDTQDKQNRLDNSSALAKQAFDIDSPPSINRRRVERMLGEGNLGDLMEEVVAMHQSLSSDYDIVICEGLVPTTEASYAGQVNHALAYALDAKIIFVSTADITNPEQLADKLDVHAQEFGGINGPRTLGCILMRVKNVPNTFATQPVAPGEATFQLDASFMQAVQHLSPTFGTQQFQVIGVVPFSETLSVSRTWDVASELDAKWLSIGEAKSRRITRVSLTARTVSRVGEVFSRGTLIVTPGDRDDLLLATALACMNGIPMAGIILTGGITPNDTVIDLCRPALKTGMPVMSVETDSYATVQNLMNMSSEIPIDDIDRAEEVARFVAAHLDLDWLKDYFNRGHVSRLSPSAFRHLVVKKAEQANKRIVLPEGAEPRTVEAACICQSRGIADCVLLAKREEVEEVAKNLGIELPAGLEIIDPASIDHDKYIKAMIERRKGKLTEPMAEAQLADTVVLGTVMLHMGEVDGLVSGAVHTTANTVRPAFQFIKTSPDYSLVSSVFFMLMPEQVLVYGDCAINPDPNAEELAEIAIQSAASAKAFGIEPKVAMISYSTGTSGTGDDVEKVKRATEIVRERAPDLAVDGPLQYDAAFVESVGKQKAPDSPVAGQANVFIFPDLNTGNTTYKAVQRSANVVSVGPMLQGLNKPVNDLSRGALVDDIVYTIALTAIQAHSSEI, from the coding sequence ATGCAGACTATTTTACTCGTACCCACCGATCGCGGTATTGGCCTAACCTCCGCGGCACTAGGTTTAATCCGAGCGTTAGATTATTCAGGGATTAAAGCGGGCTTTATGAAGCCTTTTTTGCAAGACGATACTCAAGACAAACAGAACCGTCTGGACAATTCTAGCGCCTTGGCGAAACAAGCTTTTGATATCGACTCGCCACCGTCTATCAACCGCCGCCGCGTTGAGCGCATGCTAGGAGAGGGCAATTTAGGCGACTTGATGGAAGAAGTCGTCGCCATGCACCAAAGCTTGAGCAGTGATTACGACATCGTCATTTGCGAAGGCTTGGTACCGACTACTGAAGCCTCTTATGCCGGTCAGGTCAATCATGCTCTCGCTTACGCTTTAGATGCCAAGATTATTTTCGTCAGTACTGCCGATATTACCAATCCTGAGCAGTTGGCAGACAAACTCGATGTCCATGCCCAAGAGTTTGGCGGCATCAATGGCCCTAGAACCCTTGGCTGTATTTTGATGCGCGTGAAAAACGTTCCGAATACTTTTGCTACGCAACCCGTAGCACCCGGCGAGGCGACTTTCCAATTGGACGCCAGCTTTATGCAGGCCGTCCAGCATTTATCACCCACTTTTGGCACCCAGCAATTTCAAGTGATTGGCGTGGTGCCTTTCAGTGAGACACTATCCGTCTCTCGCACTTGGGACGTGGCCAGCGAATTAGACGCGAAATGGTTGAGTATTGGCGAGGCGAAATCGCGCCGTATTACCCGAGTCAGCTTGACTGCTCGCACTGTCTCCCGCGTGGGTGAAGTCTTTAGCCGTGGTACCCTGATTGTCACCCCTGGCGATCGCGATGACTTGCTGCTCGCCACGGCGCTCGCCTGTATGAACGGTATCCCGATGGCGGGCATTATCCTGACTGGCGGCATCACGCCCAATGATACGGTAATTGATCTATGCCGTCCGGCGCTAAAGACCGGTATGCCGGTGATGAGTGTGGAGACCGACAGCTATGCGACGGTACAAAACCTCATGAATATGAGCAGTGAAATTCCTATCGATGATATCGACCGTGCCGAAGAAGTGGCGCGTTTTGTCGCCGCTCATTTAGATTTAGACTGGCTCAAAGATTATTTCAATCGCGGCCATGTCTCGCGTTTATCGCCGTCAGCGTTCCGTCATTTAGTGGTCAAAAAAGCCGAACAAGCGAATAAGCGTATCGTGCTACCAGAAGGGGCTGAGCCGCGTACCGTCGAGGCCGCGTGTATCTGTCAAAGCCGTGGTATTGCTGATTGTGTGTTGCTCGCCAAACGCGAAGAAGTTGAAGAAGTGGCCAAAAACTTAGGCATTGAGCTGCCGGCAGGTTTAGAAATCATCGATCCAGCCAGCATTGACCATGATAAATATATCAAAGCCATGATTGAGCGTCGTAAAGGCAAGCTGACTGAGCCTATGGCCGAAGCGCAATTGGCAGATACCGTCGTACTAGGCACAGTGATGCTGCATATGGGCGAAGTCGATGGCTTAGTTTCTGGCGCAGTCCATACTACGGCCAACACTGTACGCCCGGCTTTCCAGTTTATCAAAACTTCACCAGATTACTCGCTCGTATCTTCCGTGTTCTTTATGTTGATGCCTGAGCAAGTCTTGGTTTATGGCGATTGCGCGATTAACCCTGACCCGAATGCTGAAGAGCTTGCTGAGATTGCTATCCAGTCTGCCGCCTCTGCAAAAGCTTTTGGTATCGAGCCGAAAGTCGCTATGATCAGCTACTCTACCGGCACCTCGGGAACTGGCGATGATGTAGAAAAAGTCAAACGTGCCACTGAAATCGTCCGTGAGCGCGCACCAGACTTAGCGGTCGATGGTCCTTTACAATATGATGCTGCCTTTGTGGAAAGTGTGGGCAAACAAAAAGCCCCAGATTCACCGGTTGCGGGCCAAGCCAACGTGTTCATTTTCCCAGATTTGAATACGGGTAACACCACTTATAAAGCGGTCCAGCGTAGTGCTAACGTGGTGAGCGTAGGTCCTATGCTACAGGGTCTAAATAAGCCAGTGAATGATTTATCTCGCGGTGCTTTGGTTGATGATATCGTCTATACCATCGCGCTTACAGCGATTCAGGCGCATAGCTCTGAAATTTAA